In the Sebastes fasciatus isolate fSebFas1 chromosome 12, fSebFas1.pri, whole genome shotgun sequence genome, actcTTGGTCTGCTTTTGGGTGTagtttgtaatgataatgtaactTACATGTTTttgagaaatctacagacagcTGTTTGATGACGCTGCCCAGTGAGTTTGTGGCTGTGCAAGATAAGTTAGATTGGTTTTGAGCTGGGCCACTTATTTCCCCAGAGACTACATTTTTGTTATTCGTGGAAAGAATGCTGAAGGAGGATGGAAGAGTATCATTTCCATCAATGGCCCAGTTAATAGTGGCATTAGGGGACGCCTCCGCCTGGCAGACACAATGCACAACTTCCCCTGTCAGGTGGCACGAGGACTCTGGTAGGATTACTGGGGCATCTGGAAAGATGGAACGAAAAGGCTATTTAACAAGTAATCAAACCTCTCTGACATCTTGGATTTATTGTAGTGGTGGAAcgtaagtactgtacttaagtacaatttttagttttttgtgctatacttgagtatttccattttatgctatttttaaatttccactccactacatttcagaggcaaatgttgtaccttttactccactacatgtatcTGACATCttcagttactttgcagattcagtttattaatacaaaacataaatcaacgattaaatgatgatgtattattatagatgaagctacccagcagtaattaaaatgagctccagctTTACAAGCtccaataatataaaatacatcatactgaaaatgggccattctgcataatgagtacttatacttttgatactttaagtggTAAATGGCCATGGATGCACTGGGCCTGACTTGTCCCGGCATTACCGAGTTTAGAGGTCCGAGTTTAAAATTAGAGTACGGTTTTCATCATTATatcgtatgtatgtatgcaccACGCAACGCATTGCACCACACAACGCATCACGCAACGCATCACGcaacgcaccgcaccgcaccgcaccgcaccgcagcGCACCAaactcctctttctttctctctctctcctccacttcctcATGCTCTGtacctccctgcttgatggtgtgatccttgtctgtcatcacctgattggtctcacggacgtcattaacacaacattcagtcacagtcagtgcatggagtgcacGTGgtgcggagaagatcatcctgtcatactgccttgaattaattcaagaattttttttttaaaaaacggctctgggacgggagccggctcttatcgtttaCTTAAAAGAGCCAGCTCAATGAACCGGATCGTTCGCGACCAACACATCGCTATTTTCCCTGGGAGGTTTTAACACCAACACTCCAGACCAAGTTATTTTAATGATCAGtaaagcttgttttttttaaaccactGGGCATTGCTTTGTTTCACAAAGTCCTGtgtattgtattgtgttatgTTTTGCCAACATTGGAAATGCCCATGGTTGGGTAGCTACACAGGCATGAGATGTCTTTCTGTctggtgtgtgttggtgcttGATGTATGTTGTATTTTGGTTTCAGTGCTCTAGCTACAGAGTTATTCCTGCTCCCAAATGTTGTTGCTTATGCTAAACAATATCACCTCAATGTCCATTTACAATCCGTCCTGGAGATTTCAATGCAGTCACATCATCTTTTTAGCAGATGGAGTTGCACAGTTGTTTCTTTTCTATTATTTCGGCTCCATGTTGGCATTAAAATCAGCAGAGTCAATCTCTGCTATATATGTTAAATAGGTGTCATGTGTGGTTCTGGTACAGTAATCAACCAAATAAGTGCTCAAATATGAGAGAGAACAGATGAAAATCTCTTGTTGGTCTCTTTCATAACCAAACTGTGTGAACTGTTGTACCTCTTAACCTTAACTTACACCTCTTTTGTTTACGCCTTAGTagtattaaacatgttaaaataaTCTTATTTCACTCTGCTGACAGTATCTCatacatatgtacagtatatgtatttatatattctgtgtcaagttgttccaACTCTTAACTGAAGCTGTATGATAAGGTGAAATATTAAAATTTGTTATCCATCATTATGCATTTCCCAAACTTCAGCTTGACATGTGGTATGTTGGAAACATccacaataatataaaataatgttgTGTGGGTTTGAACAATGTTTGGCTGCAGAGCATGCTTTTGTTAATGAGTGACCCACATGCAGGCTGCTGCCTGTTAAGTGTTAATTTCTCTGGTGGTGTTGTTCAGTAGCCTGCAGAGCAACTCATTGGTGTTTAATGTTTAGCACTGTATTCCCTAAGAAAGTAAGATTATATCATTAAATTCTGATGCAATAGAGGAAATAGAATGTAATATTTCTTTACATTGAACACCCAGATCCAACCAGTTGGACTTCCCCGTGCCAATGTCATTGTACGCGATGCAGGAGAGAGAAGTGTCTCGCTTGATGTTGTCGAAGAGCCTTTTCCTCTCAGTTGAAGTTATTTCGTTGTTCTGACCCATCCGTCTTTCCAGCCATATGTAGGTGTGTGGTTGTGGGTTACAGTTAGCTGCACACTCCATGGTGACGCTGCCACCCTCCACTATCGGTTCCTTTTCCAGTGTCAGGGTCACAGTCACAGGTTCATCTGTGGGTATAGGAAATCAGAATGTACGATAAAATAGTAAGACCTGGCAAGGAAATGTACTTCTGTCATTTACTGTATACTTTGAACTGGTGAACTGTATCACTTACATAAAACGTTGAGTGTAATTTGTCGACTCCTTGTGGTGAAGGTTCTGAACTTCGCAGAGCACAACATTTTGCTTTTATGCATTTCATATGTTGCCAGTCCTTTAAGTGTCTTTGTGTACGACCATTGACCCTGTACGTCCTCATTGAAAGTCATCGAAGTGAAGTTTTTTAGAAATGGACTTATGTTCCAATGAAGGGATGGAGGTGAGAAAGGGCAGGAGTACAAGTTAACGCTGCAATTAGCCTGCAAAATCTCCCCATCCACTATTTGCTTCTGAATGGAGATTAAGGGAGCTTTTCTCTCTGGAAGTCAAAACAAAGTGATATTGGAAAAATcaggaaaatataaaaaatatatatatataaaaaaataacattatttcCAGATTAACAACTGTGTGAATGAAATGTACTATTACAGAAATGGCGTATGTGAAGTTTAAAGGTGGTGAGGTTTTCCCTTTGCTTTACATGGACCACAGGTTGGGTAAGGTGAAGGTAAAGTGTGTGGTGTTTAGGATCAGTAACTGTGTAGCTTTCAGCGTAGTCAACAACTTAATAATGTGGATATGTGAGTTCAAGTATAGAGGAAAACTGCAAtatgttaaactgtgttgttaGCATGCTTTAGGTGCGTGTGGCGCAGTGAAGTGAGGTGCAGTGGTGTTTCCTGGGCGCTTTAAGAAATTGTTACGAGGGCtgaatgattttgaaaaaatatctaggcccgattgcaattattttgaccgatattgcaattgcgatatgatttgtgatattatagaaaattataatttttacataattattctcattttccttgaaaaacatattaaaatgattatggtgtgatttttgcagggatctgttccaaacaaagatgttttctttagtctgtagaatatgatgtataagtcaggacatctctgcagctcgacaatatttgattttaaatggtattttgacacacatttcagctttaacaaatattgcgccccCTGCAATTTGGAAATttcagtaggccatattgcaatttttggattaattgtgcagcctaaTTCTGTTACTCTTGCATGGTAGagtatgtttttattaatgAATGTAACCTGCAAACTTTTACTTTCAAACTTTGATtttctaaattaaattaaagtttaCAAA is a window encoding:
- the LOC141778360 gene encoding B-cell receptor CD22-like — encoded protein: METAHLLSLFTVFSMLQQVRSWSIAVPTTVTAVEGSCVMVPCQTQHHSRVIWYQYHITHYPVVYDGDRPNTEEHQFRGRTSVPGEAAEGNCTLMIDNVKKADNNLKVYVWINPDSKTTQKFHLQTVTIFVERKAPLISIQKQIVDGEILQANCSVNLYSCPFSPPSLHWNISPFLKNFTSMTFNEDVQGQWSYTKTLKGLATYEMHKSKMLCSAKFRTFTTRSRQITLNVLYEPVTVTLTLEKEPIVEGGSVTMECAANCNPQPHTYIWLERRMGQNNEITSTERKRLFDNIKRDTSLSCIAYNDIGTGKSNWLDLGVQYAPVILPESSCHLTGEVVHCVCQAEASPNATINWAIDGNDTLPSSFSILSTNNKNVVSGEISGPAQNQSNLSCTATNSLGSVIKQLSVDFSKTSSLYMWLSPLILLGIGLSFGCAMLIYRKYSRNRQPPGSVCNTGVLLRTHGLSDNVRQEQTYSSFQRSQDEDAQSGHCRSESNPEEDSPSCVYDNDFLEEMSRSTRAQQHQSNAPQREGEIQPEAKRLDCNMDDVYLNG